In one Bradyrhizobium cosmicum genomic region, the following are encoded:
- the flgD gene encoding flagellar hook assembly protein FlgD, with protein MNVTSATDSTNKSSSTGSTTTTASNTVDYNTFLQLLVAEMKNQDPTNPMDTSQYMSQFAQLSTVEQAMQTNTKLDALLSSQSLSQADGLIGKTVSFTDSTGKTFSGKVVSISINSDGSVATLQDGTKVAVGPGLTISQS; from the coding sequence ATGAACGTCACCAGCGCAACCGATAGCACCAACAAGTCCAGTTCGACCGGCTCCACCACGACCACGGCGAGCAACACCGTCGATTACAATACGTTTCTTCAGCTCCTCGTCGCCGAGATGAAGAATCAGGATCCGACCAATCCGATGGATACGTCGCAATATATGAGCCAGTTCGCCCAACTCTCGACGGTCGAGCAGGCGATGCAGACCAATACCAAGCTGGATGCGCTGCTGTCGTCGCAATCGCTGTCGCAGGCCGACGGGCTGATCGGAAAGACGGTCAGCTTCACCGACTCGACCGGGAAAACCTTCTCCGGCAAGGTCGTTTCGATCTCCATCAACAGTGACGGCTCCGTCGCGACCCTCCAGGACGGCACGAAGGTGGCGGTCGGGCCCGGGCTCACGATCAGCCAGTCATGA
- a CDS encoding flagellar hook-associated family protein — MMSANYISTLMLSSSLRSSITNNQAALAKASKEATTGRFADVGLQLGATTGSDVTLRADLSFADQLVDTNELVSGRLDITQSRITQLGSTATDFLKDLIAARSTDGGGRIILPPASSNLQDLIGALNVSYNGSYLFSGINTQNTPITAYTAGSASKNQVDADFLAAFGFSQSSPAVSTITPAQMQTFLDTTFDAEFASPAWNTNWSTATDQVMQSRISTTEIADTSVSANQTGFRKLAEAYTMMADLGNVNLDQATFQVVVDKAIGLVGNAITDLATLGGSVGTVQQRVTGATEKLKVQQDILNNQIVKMEAVDPTEASVRVNTLQTQIKTALALTSQLQQISLVNYL; from the coding sequence ATGATGAGCGCCAACTACATCTCGACCTTGATGCTGTCCTCGTCGTTGAGGTCCTCGATAACGAACAATCAGGCTGCGTTGGCCAAGGCCTCGAAGGAAGCCACCACCGGCCGCTTCGCCGATGTCGGCCTCCAGCTTGGCGCCACGACGGGAAGCGACGTCACGCTGAGGGCGGACCTGAGCTTCGCCGATCAGCTCGTCGATACCAACGAGCTGGTCTCCGGACGCCTGGACATCACGCAGAGTCGCATCACCCAGCTCGGCTCGACCGCAACGGATTTCCTCAAGGACCTGATCGCGGCCCGCAGTACCGACGGCGGCGGGCGGATCATCCTGCCGCCTGCGTCCTCCAATCTCCAGGATCTGATCGGCGCGCTGAACGTCTCCTATAACGGCTCGTATCTCTTTTCGGGCATCAACACGCAGAACACGCCGATCACGGCCTACACCGCGGGCTCGGCCAGCAAAAATCAGGTCGATGCGGATTTCCTCGCGGCATTCGGCTTTTCGCAGTCGTCGCCGGCCGTGAGCACCATCACGCCGGCCCAGATGCAGACCTTCCTCGACACCACGTTTGATGCCGAATTCGCGAGCCCGGCCTGGAACACCAATTGGTCAACGGCCACCGACCAGGTCATGCAGAGCCGCATCTCCACGACGGAGATCGCCGATACCTCCGTGAGCGCCAACCAGACCGGCTTCCGCAAGCTCGCCGAGGCGTACACCATGATGGCCGATCTCGGGAACGTGAACCTGGACCAGGCGACGTTCCAGGTCGTCGTGGACAAGGCCATCGGCCTGGTCGGCAACGCCATCACCGACCTCGCCACGCTCGGCGGCAGCGTCGGCACGGTCCAGCAGCGGGTCACCGGCGCGACCGAAAAGCTCAAGGTTCAGCAGGACATTCTGAACAATCAGATCGTCAAGATGGAGGCGGTCGACCCGACCGAGGCCTCGGTCCGGGTCAATACCCTGCAGACCCAGATCAAGACGGCGCTCGCACTCACCTCGCAGCTCCAGCAGATCAGCCTCGTCAACTATCTCTGA
- a CDS encoding MotB family protein, producing MNEVKQELVIIRRRSAFAEEPHHGGVWKIAYADFMTAMMAFFLVMWLLNALNQDQKQVVASYFNPIKLAENAPAPKGLKDLTKKEPSTTEGQDGKRQPAGPNEERRGDSPTAEKPASYEEKILFRDPYATLAEIANSANQASGQRRAGALTSAEEEGLKGGDAYRDPFDPGYWKLAPQTSKDADRFVDSEPKPNASARDNASGTGQGEPQARRARQEDAGGSVAQNADASSANLSPLLPPGPAPSQAQRDGSVQANAQPGAQAGAQANAAAPSRPGDAAKESEQRDSAQTEQPTVKQLQSAIADALSDIKAGAGPVAEVRQVEEGLLISLTDDASFGMFAVGSAEPRPELIRVIDKIGPLLTKRPGMIIVRGHTDNRQYKSENYDNWRLSTARAQMAYYMLVRSGVDAQRIEHVEGYADRRPKLQNDPAAAQNRRIEILIREKRP from the coding sequence ATGAATGAGGTCAAGCAAGAGCTGGTGATCATTCGCCGGCGTAGCGCCTTCGCCGAGGAGCCGCATCACGGCGGCGTCTGGAAGATCGCCTATGCGGACTTCATGACCGCGATGATGGCGTTCTTCCTGGTCATGTGGCTGTTGAATGCGCTCAACCAGGACCAGAAGCAGGTGGTTGCGAGCTATTTCAATCCGATCAAGCTCGCGGAGAATGCGCCCGCGCCGAAGGGCCTCAAGGATCTCACCAAGAAGGAGCCGTCCACGACCGAAGGGCAGGATGGCAAGCGCCAGCCGGCCGGGCCGAACGAGGAGCGTCGCGGCGATTCCCCGACGGCCGAGAAGCCGGCGTCCTACGAAGAGAAGATCCTCTTCCGCGATCCCTATGCGACCCTTGCGGAGATCGCCAACAGCGCGAACCAGGCTTCGGGCCAGCGTCGCGCCGGCGCGCTGACCTCTGCCGAAGAGGAAGGCCTCAAGGGAGGCGATGCCTATCGCGACCCGTTCGATCCCGGCTATTGGAAGCTGGCGCCGCAGACGTCCAAGGACGCGGACCGTTTCGTCGACAGCGAGCCAAAGCCGAACGCTTCCGCGCGCGACAACGCGTCCGGAACGGGGCAGGGCGAGCCGCAGGCTCGCCGCGCCAGGCAGGAGGATGCCGGCGGAAGCGTGGCTCAGAACGCCGATGCGTCGTCAGCAAACCTGTCGCCCCTGCTGCCACCGGGACCTGCGCCGTCGCAGGCTCAACGCGACGGCAGTGTCCAGGCGAACGCGCAGCCCGGCGCTCAAGCCGGTGCCCAGGCCAATGCCGCCGCGCCGTCGCGTCCCGGCGATGCGGCGAAGGAGTCCGAACAGCGCGACTCCGCGCAGACCGAGCAGCCGACCGTCAAGCAGCTTCAGTCTGCGATCGCGGATGCACTGTCGGACATCAAGGCCGGCGCGGGACCGGTGGCCGAGGTCCGTCAGGTCGAGGAAGGTCTTCTGATCAGCCTGACCGACGACGCGAGCTTCGGCATGTTCGCGGTCGGCTCGGCCGAACCGCGGCCCGAACTCATCCGCGTGATCGACAAGATCGGGCCGCTGCTGACGAAGCGTCCCGGCATGATCATCGTCCGCGGCCACACCGATAATCGGCAGTACAAGTCGGAAAATTACGACAATTGGCGGCTGTCGACCGCCCGCGCGCAGATGGCCTATTACATGCTGGTCCGCTCCGGCGTCGATGCACAGCGGATCGAGCATGTCGAAGGTTACGCCGATCGGCGACCGAAACTGCAAAACGATCCGGCCGCCGCGCAGAATCGCCGGATTGAAATCCTGATCCGGGAGAAGCGCCCTTGA
- a CDS encoding flagellar hook-length control protein FliK: MTKLSGTSGQVFSGLAESLNIRGTSRSGKNAGAKSSDSSFNDLLHTVSNLAKRALKDDGGDTGVKAASLRTRLAHPTGKDKTNDETVNERTETADEPKSAHKSSVQKVDETSQTPGAVDSAPKADVSNRSGIPAIVGQELATVPVAKPQTQSIGADRKDAPARDAPSSTPTREVQATGMAKVATADFAPGARPSTAAAQAPATVLPGNEASSRAMPATQGFEAVTANVERAVKASARETLPETTKVTVVQQETHLPPAQFGPTQQIANAVVTELKESSAPTASAAADLATSQTNASEPLKILTINLEPPSLGNVTVRLRLVGSEVSVHLAAERKDTSLMLDQQRDSIRDLMHSAGYVADVAPVQHGSRDGFQSGSGQSQPQLAGQQHPSSQSQGSFDGASNSSGRSDGGARQARQEPQSNQETRHDQDVGPQIRRGPVYL, from the coding sequence ATGACGAAGCTCAGTGGAACCTCGGGACAGGTCTTTTCGGGGCTGGCCGAAAGCCTCAATATTCGCGGCACGTCGCGATCCGGCAAGAACGCCGGAGCGAAGTCGTCGGATTCGTCGTTCAACGATCTGCTCCACACCGTCTCGAACCTCGCGAAGCGGGCGCTGAAAGACGACGGCGGCGACACGGGCGTGAAGGCGGCATCCTTGCGGACACGCCTGGCGCACCCGACCGGGAAGGACAAGACGAACGACGAGACGGTGAACGAGCGCACCGAGACCGCCGACGAGCCCAAGTCCGCTCACAAATCATCCGTCCAGAAGGTCGACGAAACGTCGCAAACGCCAGGTGCGGTCGACTCCGCCCCGAAGGCGGACGTTTCGAACAGGTCGGGCATTCCGGCGATTGTCGGCCAGGAGCTGGCCACCGTACCGGTAGCGAAGCCGCAGACGCAATCGATCGGCGCCGACAGGAAAGACGCGCCCGCGCGCGACGCACCCTCGTCGACGCCGACGCGTGAGGTTCAGGCAACAGGCATGGCGAAGGTTGCTACCGCCGATTTCGCGCCGGGTGCGCGCCCATCGACCGCGGCTGCGCAGGCGCCGGCAACCGTCCTGCCGGGCAACGAAGCGTCGTCAAGAGCAATGCCCGCGACGCAGGGCTTCGAGGCCGTTACCGCCAATGTCGAGCGCGCTGTCAAAGCCTCGGCACGGGAGACCTTGCCCGAGACGACCAAGGTCACCGTGGTCCAGCAGGAAACCCATCTGCCGCCGGCGCAGTTCGGTCCCACGCAGCAGATCGCCAACGCGGTCGTCACCGAGCTCAAGGAATCGTCCGCGCCGACGGCGTCGGCCGCTGCAGATCTCGCCACGTCGCAGACCAACGCGTCTGAGCCGCTCAAGATCCTGACCATCAATCTTGAGCCGCCGTCGCTCGGAAATGTCACCGTGCGCCTTCGCCTGGTGGGCTCGGAGGTTTCCGTCCACCTCGCGGCCGAGCGCAAGGACACCAGCCTGATGCTGGACCAGCAGCGCGACTCGATCCGCGATCTCATGCACTCCGCGGGCTATGTCGCCGACGTCGCGCCGGTCCAGCACGGTTCGCGGGACGGATTCCAGAGCGGTTCCGGGCAGTCGCAGCCGCAGCTCGCGGGCCAGCAGCACCCGTCGTCACAGTCGCAAGGCTCGTTCGACGGCGCGAGCAATTCGTCCGGCCGATCGGACGGCGGTGCGAGGCAGGCCCGGCAGGAGCCCCAGTCCAACCAGGAGACGCGTCATGACCAGGACGTGGGCCCGCAGATTCGTCGCGGCCCTGTTTATCTGTAA
- the flgK gene encoding flagellar hook-associated protein FlgK encodes MSLTAALDSARASLMASGIQSSTISRNIAGASAAGYSRKIAVLDNLPGAGVYVAAIQRAASSGLYNNVLIATSASAKQDAILNGLQTISASTVDDPETGQSPTAQLNKLKQALQQYANAPDNTTLAQAAVTSAKDMATALNQATKTVQTVREGADADMATSVANINQLLTQFDKVNTAIVKGTITGDDVTDYLDQRDTIVSKLSQEVGVSMTLRANGDAALYTDSGVVLFDKQARSVSFAATNIYSPGTTGNAVYIDGVPVTGANSVMPIKAGKLAGLAELRDNATVTYQSQLDEIARGLVETFKEVDQTASALPDVPGLFTYPGAPAMPASATVSVGLAGLISVAASVDPAQGGNPNLLRDGAISGNVAYQYNTAGSGGYSTRLQQLIGGMDASQPFDATTQGKPSGSLIDFAASSTSWIENQRKAADDSATYQNTLLDRSNAALSNVSGVNMDDEMSLMLQVERTYSASSKIISTVDQMLQSLLAAVGN; translated from the coding sequence ATGTCCCTCACCGCTGCTCTCGACTCCGCTCGCGCGTCGCTCATGGCGTCGGGCATCCAGTCGTCGACCATCTCGCGCAACATCGCCGGCGCCAGCGCTGCCGGCTATTCGCGCAAGATCGCGGTGCTGGACAATCTTCCCGGGGCCGGCGTCTACGTGGCGGCGATCCAGCGCGCCGCGAGCTCCGGTCTCTACAACAACGTCTTGATCGCGACGTCTGCGTCCGCCAAGCAGGATGCGATCCTGAACGGTCTTCAGACGATATCCGCCTCGACCGTGGACGATCCCGAAACCGGACAATCGCCGACCGCCCAGCTCAACAAGCTGAAGCAGGCGCTTCAGCAATATGCCAACGCCCCTGACAACACCACGCTAGCGCAGGCGGCGGTCACCTCCGCCAAGGACATGGCGACGGCGCTCAACCAGGCTACCAAGACCGTGCAGACGGTGCGCGAGGGCGCGGACGCCGACATGGCGACCTCGGTCGCGAATATCAATCAGCTGCTCACCCAGTTCGACAAGGTCAACACCGCGATCGTGAAGGGAACGATCACCGGTGACGACGTCACCGATTATCTCGACCAGCGGGACACCATCGTCTCGAAGCTGTCGCAGGAGGTTGGCGTCTCGATGACGCTCCGCGCCAACGGCGACGCGGCGCTCTATACCGACAGCGGCGTCGTGCTGTTCGACAAGCAGGCCCGCTCGGTCAGCTTCGCTGCGACCAACATCTACTCGCCCGGGACCACCGGCAACGCCGTCTATATCGACGGTGTCCCGGTTACCGGCGCCAATTCCGTGATGCCGATCAAGGCCGGCAAGCTCGCGGGTCTCGCCGAGCTGCGCGACAACGCCACGGTGACGTATCAGAGCCAGCTCGACGAAATCGCGCGCGGTCTGGTCGAAACCTTCAAGGAGGTCGACCAGACCGCCTCGGCGTTGCCGGACGTGCCCGGCCTTTTCACCTATCCGGGTGCGCCGGCGATGCCCGCGAGCGCCACCGTCTCGGTCGGCCTCGCCGGCCTGATCAGTGTCGCCGCGTCGGTCGATCCGGCGCAGGGCGGCAACCCCAATCTCCTGCGCGACGGCGCGATCAGCGGCAACGTGGCATACCAATACAACACTGCCGGCAGCGGCGGCTACTCGACGCGGCTTCAGCAGCTCATCGGCGGTATGGACGCATCGCAGCCGTTCGATGCAACCACGCAAGGCAAGCCGAGCGGCAGCTTGATCGACTTCGCGGCGTCGTCGACGAGCTGGATCGAAAACCAGCGCAAGGCCGCGGACGATAGCGCCACCTACCAGAACACGCTGCTCGACCGCAGCAACGCGGCGCTGTCTAACGTCAGCGGCGTCAACATGGACGACGAGATGTCCTTGATGCTCCAGGTCGAGCGTACCTACTCGGCGTCGTCGAAGATCATCTCGACGGTCGACCAGATGTTGCAGAGCCTGCTGGCTGCCGTGGGGAACTAA
- a CDS encoding flagellar hook protein FlgE, whose product MSLYGIMRTGVSGMAAQSNKLSTVSDNIANVNTTGYKRASTEFSSLILKSGSGNYDSGAVETTVRYAISDAGHTQFTTSSTDLSVQGNGFFVVSNATNTQQYLTRAGSFVPDSQGNLVNAAGYYLLGQPGLVTNFSQNSLAGMQIVNIAQVSQVPVPSTAGTLTTGNLDPKAAVIAGPPGPGAYSSKSSIVAYNNIGQAVTLDVYMSHTATAAGLDTWQVQVYDSATGTSLAPATTFTFDTTAAGKGALAAASPTGLTVNVPGGAALTMDLSNMTQVGTDFSFKATVNGSTPSAIDKVDVDDAGHVTAVLKNGQQLTLYTLMLADVASPDNLTPEPGNVYSTNQNSGNAQAGNAGTGGLGTIQSGSLEDSNVDLADELTGMIEAQRGFTANSKSFQTGADLLDVVVNLKR is encoded by the coding sequence ATGAGCCTCTACGGCATTATGCGCACCGGCGTTTCCGGGATGGCCGCGCAGTCCAACAAGCTGTCGACGGTCTCGGACAACATCGCGAACGTCAACACCACCGGCTACAAGCGGGCTTCGACCGAATTCTCCTCGCTCATCCTGAAGAGCGGCTCGGGCAATTACGATTCCGGCGCTGTCGAGACGACCGTCCGCTACGCCATCAGCGACGCCGGGCATACGCAGTTCACCACGTCGAGCACGGACCTCTCCGTTCAGGGCAACGGCTTCTTCGTGGTATCGAACGCAACCAACACACAGCAGTACCTGACGCGCGCCGGCTCGTTCGTGCCTGACAGTCAGGGCAATCTGGTCAATGCTGCCGGCTACTACCTTCTCGGTCAGCCGGGCCTGGTGACCAATTTCTCGCAGAACAGTCTGGCGGGAATGCAGATCGTCAACATCGCCCAGGTTTCGCAGGTGCCCGTGCCGTCGACGGCGGGGACGCTCACGACCGGCAACCTCGACCCGAAAGCGGCCGTCATTGCCGGTCCGCCCGGCCCAGGCGCATATTCATCAAAGAGCTCGATCGTGGCCTACAACAATATCGGCCAGGCCGTGACGCTCGACGTCTACATGTCCCACACCGCGACTGCGGCGGGTCTGGATACGTGGCAGGTCCAGGTTTATGACTCCGCGACGGGCACCTCGCTTGCCCCCGCCACCACTTTCACCTTCGACACCACGGCGGCCGGAAAAGGCGCGCTGGCTGCGGCGAGCCCGACGGGCCTCACCGTGAACGTCCCCGGCGGTGCGGCGTTGACCATGGACCTGTCGAACATGACGCAGGTCGGTACCGATTTCAGCTTCAAGGCGACCGTCAACGGCAGCACGCCTTCCGCCATCGACAAGGTCGACGTTGACGATGCGGGCCACGTGACCGCCGTTCTCAAGAACGGGCAGCAACTGACTCTGTATACGCTCATGCTCGCCGATGTCGCGAGCCCCGACAATCTGACGCCCGAGCCGGGTAACGTCTATTCGACCAACCAGAACTCGGGCAATGCGCAGGCCGGAAATGCCGGCACTGGCGGGCTCGGCACGATTCAGTCCGGCTCGCTGGAAGATTCCAACGTCGACCTCGCGGACGAACTCACCGGGATGATCGAGGCGCAGCGCGGCTTCACCGCCAACTCGAAATCGTTCCAGACCGGCGCCGACCTGCTCGACGTTGTCGTCAACCTGAAGCGCTGA
- a CDS encoding chemotaxis protein — translation MIRLLGRAALLLLLPLTAIRALADPASAPAPGSGEPYELVRTLQAVQDGIANGDMAAHSGHVALIRQIGEKFLAADTSVWTNAQNGQAVVIYLLSGGGPQLVRKLPKPNVDERLFNGALAYVEGRQDEARELLKGVKPRTLPSGLGGQVALVQGALFARSEATLAIERLDDARLLLPGTLVEEAALRREILLVGQAEDFDKFEFLTLAYIRHYRNSVYAGDFWQRFSSGLTQSSLALDERRFARIVTLLEQIDRASRLKLYFAIARSAMLRGRLAVTELAGERALVLSADASADRERAHFFRGVARVLTDEYDGGLAELKALDRSKLPERDIPLLNATVQLALDVRKPFAGGPAAAADKPPVTPARLDLASSTATLARAQKQLGDLERLTKDRRP, via the coding sequence TTGATCAGGCTGCTCGGCCGCGCCGCACTGCTGTTGCTGCTGCCGCTCACGGCAATCCGTGCACTCGCTGATCCGGCATCGGCCCCGGCGCCGGGCTCGGGCGAGCCATATGAGCTCGTACGCACATTGCAGGCGGTGCAGGACGGCATCGCCAATGGCGACATGGCGGCACATAGCGGCCACGTCGCGCTGATCCGGCAGATCGGTGAGAAATTTCTCGCTGCCGACACCAGCGTATGGACCAATGCGCAGAACGGCCAGGCCGTGGTGATCTATTTGCTCAGCGGCGGCGGACCGCAGCTGGTCCGCAAGCTGCCTAAGCCGAACGTTGACGAGCGGCTGTTCAATGGTGCGCTCGCCTATGTCGAGGGCCGCCAGGATGAGGCGCGCGAGCTGCTCAAGGGCGTCAAGCCGCGCACACTTCCGTCGGGACTAGGCGGACAGGTCGCGCTGGTCCAGGGCGCGCTGTTCGCACGCTCCGAGGCAACGCTCGCGATCGAGCGCCTGGACGATGCGCGCCTGCTGTTGCCGGGTACGCTGGTGGAGGAGGCGGCACTGCGGCGCGAGATCCTGCTGGTCGGGCAGGCCGAGGATTTCGACAAGTTCGAGTTCCTGACGCTGGCCTATATCCGCCATTACCGCAACTCGGTCTATGCCGGGGACTTCTGGCAGCGCTTTTCCTCGGGCCTGACGCAATCGAGCCTCGCGCTCGACGAGCGCCGCTTTGCGCGGATCGTCACCCTGCTGGAGCAGATCGACCGCGCCAGCCGCCTCAAGCTCTATTTCGCGATCGCGCGCAGCGCGATGCTGCGTGGACGGCTGGCCGTGACCGAGCTTGCCGGCGAGCGCGCGCTGGTGCTCAGCGCCGATGCTTCCGCGGATCGCGAGCGTGCGCATTTCTTCCGCGGGGTCGCGCGGGTGCTTACCGACGAGTACGACGGTGGTCTCGCCGAGCTGAAGGCGCTCGACCGGTCGAAGCTGCCCGAGCGCGACATTCCTCTGCTGAATGCAACGGTCCAGCTCGCGCTCGACGTGCGCAAACCGTTCGCGGGTGGGCCCGCCGCCGCAGCCGACAAACCTCCGGTCACGCCGGCGCGTCTCGATCTCGCGTCGTCGACCGCGACACTCGCCCGCGCGCAGAAGCAGCTGGGCGACCTCGAACGCCTCACCAAGGATCGCCGTCCATGA
- the fliQ gene encoding flagellar biosynthesis protein FliQ yields the protein MNERDALDIVQAAIWTIIVASGPAVGAAMLVGTLIALIQALTQIQEVTLTFVPKIIVILVVVAISGSFIGAHLSTFTEMVYSHIERGF from the coding sequence ATGAACGAGAGGGACGCCCTCGACATCGTCCAGGCTGCGATCTGGACCATCATCGTCGCCTCCGGCCCCGCGGTCGGAGCGGCGATGCTGGTCGGCACCCTCATTGCGCTGATCCAGGCCCTTACCCAAATTCAGGAGGTGACGCTGACCTTCGTCCCGAAGATCATCGTCATTCTCGTGGTCGTGGCCATCTCCGGCTCCTTCATCGGTGCGCATCTCTCGACCTTCACCGAGATGGTCTATTCGCATATCGAGCGCGGCTTCTGA
- the flaF gene encoding flagellar biosynthesis regulator FlaF: protein MTFEAYGSVVDDSGYEARGRERQALSLGIDRLERLQKGRFSFEDLVESLLYVRRLWTIFIEDLAHPENGLPEKLRADIISIGLWVVKEADRLREERSNDVVQLIEINRLIRDAL, encoded by the coding sequence ATGACGTTTGAAGCCTATGGATCGGTCGTCGACGATAGCGGCTATGAGGCGCGGGGCCGCGAGCGGCAGGCGCTCAGCCTCGGCATCGACCGGCTCGAGCGGCTCCAGAAGGGGCGCTTCAGCTTCGAGGACCTGGTCGAGAGCCTGCTCTACGTGCGGCGGCTGTGGACGATCTTCATCGAAGATCTCGCACATCCGGAGAATGGGCTTCCGGAGAAGCTGCGCGCCGACATCATCTCGATTGGCCTGTGGGTGGTCAAGGAAGCCGACCGGCTTCGCGAGGAGAGGTCGAACGACGTGGTGCAGCTGATCGAAATCAACCGCCTGATCCGAGACGCGCTTTAA
- the flbT gene encoding flagellar biosynthesis repressor FlbT → MKISLRAGERIYINGAVLRVDRKVSVELVNDVMFLLEGQVMQASDATTALRQLYFIVQLMLMNPTDVVAAAALYGEHHAALLAVCESREMLDGLAAIDELVKTTRYFDALKRIRALFPVEEAILADLARATTETPFEAA, encoded by the coding sequence ATGAAGATATCCCTGCGGGCCGGCGAACGCATCTACATCAACGGCGCGGTGTTGCGCGTGGACCGCAAGGTCTCCGTCGAGCTCGTCAACGACGTGATGTTCCTGCTCGAAGGGCAGGTCATGCAGGCCTCGGACGCTACCACGGCGCTGCGGCAGCTCTACTTCATCGTCCAGCTCATGCTGATGAATCCGACGGACGTCGTCGCCGCGGCCGCGCTCTATGGCGAACATCATGCGGCGCTGCTTGCGGTTTGCGAGAGCCGCGAGATGCTGGACGGGCTCGCCGCGATCGACGAGCTGGTCAAGACGACCCGGTATTTCGACGCGCTCAAGCGAATCCGGGCGCTGTTTCCGGTTGAGGAGGCAATCCTGGCCGATCTGGCCCGTGCCACCACCGAAACCCCATTCGAGGCTGCCTGA
- a CDS encoding transglycosylase SLT domain-containing protein produces the protein MTRTWARRFVAALFICNVGAAAAATDNARPCEREMARASQQHGIPLGILYAVGLTETGRRGALYPYALGADGQTVFAKDMNDAIANFESMRSKGIKLIDLGCMQINHYYHGDKFASVRAMFDPAKNVEYAARFLKELKQREGSWTMAVARYNAGPNNQPAQKRYVCHIVAHLVSSGFGAWTDKARSFCQPKTT, from the coding sequence ATGACCAGGACGTGGGCCCGCAGATTCGTCGCGGCCCTGTTTATCTGTAACGTGGGCGCTGCGGCAGCGGCGACCGACAATGCACGCCCCTGCGAGCGCGAGATGGCGCGCGCGTCCCAGCAGCACGGGATTCCGCTCGGCATTCTCTATGCCGTCGGCCTCACCGAGACCGGGCGGCGCGGTGCGCTCTATCCCTATGCGCTCGGTGCCGACGGCCAGACCGTGTTCGCCAAGGACATGAACGACGCGATCGCGAATTTCGAGTCGATGCGGAGCAAGGGGATCAAGCTGATCGATCTCGGCTGCATGCAGATCAACCACTATTATCACGGCGACAAGTTCGCGTCGGTGCGGGCGATGTTCGATCCCGCCAAGAACGTGGAATATGCCGCGCGCTTCCTGAAAGAGCTCAAGCAGCGCGAGGGAAGCTGGACCATGGCGGTCGCCCGCTACAACGCAGGCCCGAACAACCAGCCAGCGCAGAAGCGCTACGTCTGCCACATCGTTGCGCATCTCGTCTCGAGCGGATTCGGCGCCTGGACCGACAAGGCGCGCTCGTTCTGTCAGCCGAAAACGACGTGA